In Candidatus Neomarinimicrobiota bacterium, a genomic segment contains:
- a CDS encoding T9SS type A sorting domain-containing protein, with protein sequence MKHIFCTVSVVLLLAGGLFAGTYSGGDGIFGDPYQIATTDDLIELSNTSADWDDYFIQTADISFNADETLVDWDGVGGADGSGTSGFAPIGNSTTGFTGSYDGNAKTISNLFINRPSTTKVGLFGYVYNNTIDNLGLMNVDITGNENVGALIGDINTGSVSNCYSTGSISGSSYVGGLIGYAAYISLSDSYSSCTVTGTQDDIGGLVGINMLGDITRSYSTGNVSGDTNVGGFVGNNYQSATVSNSYSTGNVTRNSGSTNTSFGGFCGGHAFSTLEYCYSTGDVFESPGTAWSTDDKGFVGYEYDGNYSDNFFDTSSNQSSATGATGLSEAEMQVQSNFTNWDFTSTWDMDQSGTFNDGYPFLSWQNGTDTSLPVAPSGSGTSEDPYLIANLGNLNWLSQSSGEWGKYYKQIADIDASGTSTWDGGAGFSPIGNNSTSFKGEYDGGGYTIDNLYINRSGTSGIGLFGVVSEATITDIGVTNVNITGDNYVGGLVGLNYSNSIVSNSYSTGNVSGGEQVGGLVGYGYISSNVNNSYSTCSVSGSTDVGGLVGMNYGDSPNSIVSNSYSTGSVTSTTGNVGGLVGYNVGSPVSNSYSTGSVTGTGNVGGLVGDNEDESTVSNSFWDTVTSEQDSSAGGTGKTTAQMKSLATFTDVSTTGLDAAWDFETNPNDDMGNNDYWDIDNTESTNSGYPFLAWQNGTDTSLPVELASFTGEYSESSIQLTWVTESEIRNQGFLLECRTSPKAAWEEIVSFKTNAALRGQGSTSKRSVYTFTDQTVKAGEEYSYRLTDVSFEGKVKVHNDFVLPVVAVPTTPSVFRVQTPYPNPFNPTTTIAYSLPAEAPVRIAVYNITGQLVSVVFHQTQPAGNHQMSLSLPDYASGAYFMRISTPDHKQTRKLLLMK encoded by the coding sequence ATGAAACATATCTTTTGTACGGTGAGCGTGGTACTCTTATTAGCAGGCGGACTCTTCGCCGGAACCTATAGTGGTGGTGACGGAATATTCGGCGATCCATACCAAATCGCAACTACGGATGATTTGATTGAACTCTCAAACACTTCCGCCGATTGGGATGATTATTTCATCCAAACAGCCGATATTTCTTTCAATGCCGATGAAACATTGGTGGACTGGGATGGGGTTGGCGGTGCTGACGGTAGTGGAACCAGTGGCTTTGCGCCGATTGGGAATTCAACAACCGGCTTCACCGGGAGTTACGACGGTAATGCGAAAACAATTTCAAATCTATTTATCAACCGCCCATCAACTACCAAAGTAGGGTTATTTGGCTATGTATATAATAATACAATAGATAACCTGGGGCTAATGAATGTTGACATTACTGGTAATGAAAATGTGGGAGCTTTAATTGGTGATATAAATACAGGAAGTGTTTCCAATTGCTATAGTACAGGATCAATATCAGGATCTAGTTATGTGGGCGGACTAATTGGTTACGCAGCCTATATTTCATTATCTGATTCTTATAGCAGTTGTACAGTTACAGGTACCCAAGACGACATTGGAGGATTAGTAGGTATTAATATGTTGGGAGATATCACACGATCCTACAGTACAGGCAATGTTAGTGGCGATACAAATGTTGGAGGATTTGTGGGAAATAATTATCAATCAGCTACTGTCAGCAACAGCTATAGCACAGGAAATGTTACCCGTAATTCAGGTAGTACTAACACCAGTTTCGGCGGATTCTGCGGAGGCCACGCTTTTTCCACATTAGAATATTGCTATTCCACCGGTGATGTATTCGAATCTCCGGGAACTGCTTGGTCCACAGATGACAAAGGTTTTGTCGGATATGAATATGACGGCAACTACTCCGATAACTTTTTTGATACCAGTTCTAATCAATCATCAGCTACGGGAGCAACCGGATTGTCAGAAGCAGAAATGCAAGTCCAATCAAATTTTACTAATTGGGATTTTACCAGCACCTGGGATATGGACCAGTCAGGCACTTTCAATGACGGCTATCCCTTCCTCTCCTGGCAGAATGGGACGGACACGTCCCTTCCGGTTGCACCCTCCGGCAGTGGAACCAGCGAGGATCCCTACCTAATTGCCAACTTAGGTAACCTTAACTGGTTAAGTCAGTCTTCAGGGGAATGGGGAAAATACTATAAACAGATAGCCGACATTGATGCATCCGGTACCAGCACATGGGATGGCGGCGCTGGCTTCTCCCCCATCGGGAATAACTCTACATCGTTCAAAGGTGAATATGACGGCGGCGGATATACGATCGACAACCTGTACATCAACCGCTCCGGTACAAGTGGTATAGGATTGTTTGGAGTTGTAAGTGAAGCCACGATAACTGACATTGGCGTTACCAATGTGAATATCACTGGAGACAATTACGTTGGCGGGCTGGTGGGGTTGAATTATAGCAATTCTATAGTCAGCAACAGTTACAGTACGGGTAATGTTAGCGGTGGTGAGCAAGTCGGTGGGTTGGTGGGATATGGTTACATAAGTTCTAATGTAAACAATAGTTACAGTACGTGCAGCGTTAGTGGTAGTACTGATGTTGGTGGGCTGGTGGGAATGAACTATGGCGATTCTCCTAATTCTATAGTCAGCAACAGTTATAGTACGGGCAGTGTTACAAGTACTACTGGTAATGTAGGTGGGCTGGTGGGGTATAATGTAGGAAGTCCTGTCAGCAACAGTTACAGTACGGGTAGTGTTACAGGTACTGGTAATGTAGGCGGGCTGGTGGGGGATAATGAAGATGAAAGTACGGTCAGCAATTCCTTCTGGGATACTGTAACCTCAGAACAGGATTCCAGCGCCGGCGGCACGGGCAAGACCACTGCTCAGATGAAATCTCTGGCAACTTTTACCGACGTAAGTACAACTGGATTAGATGCCGCCTGGGATTTTGAGACCAACCCCAATGATGACATGGGAAATAACGATTACTGGGATATTGATAATACTGAATCAACCAACAGTGGATACCCCTTCCTCGCCTGGCAAAACGGCACAGACACCTCGCTCCCGGTGGAACTGGCGTCCTTTACCGGCGAATACTCCGAGAGCAGCATTCAGTTAACCTGGGTGACGGAATCGGAGATTCGGAATCAGGGCTTTCTCCTCGAATGCCGGACATCCCCAAAAGCCGCTTGGGAGGAGATCGTCTCTTTCAAAACCAATGCTGCTCTGCGAGGCCAGGGATCGACCAGCAAGCGTTCTGTGTATACGTTTACCGATCAAACTGTCAAGGCAGGCGAGGAGTATTCCTACCGGTTGACGGACGTCTCGTTCGAAGGCAAGGTGAAGGTTCATAACGATTTTGTATTACCGGTGGTGGCCGTACCTACGACGCCCTCAGTCTTTCGTGTGCAGACACCGTATCCGAACCCGTTTAATCCGACGACTACTATCGCGTACTCGTTACCGGCAGAAGCGCCAGTCCGGATTGCCGTGTACAATATCACGGGTCAACTGGTGAGTGTGGTCTTTCACCAGACGCAGCCGGCCGGAAACCACCAGATGAGTCTCTCCCTGCCGGATTACGCCAGCGGTGCCTATTTTATGCGAATCAGCACTCCTGATCATAAACAGACCAGGAAGTTATTGTTGATGAAATAA
- a CDS encoding T9SS type A sorting domain-containing protein: MKTIFCTVSIVLLFAGGLFAGTYSGGSGISGDPYQIATTDDLIELSKTSNSDDWDKHFIQTVDISFNADETQVDWDGDGNLEHGTDGDDTYGFLPIGSTSTDFTGKYDGSGYTIDSLYINRSSEDEIALFSDANGATITNVGVTNVDITGQNYVGGLVGRQDGGTVSSSYTSGSVHGEDHGYDFYGLYVGGIIGDSNGGTISNSYSTASVSGYGSIGGLLGNNSYGTISKCYAAGSVGGTADTGGLVGSSTASEVNYSFWDTQTTGESSSSGGGTGKTTSDMKTESTFTSAGWDFEGETANGTNDYWDIDGTTNNGYPFLMAPNQPSYSDGSGTSGDPYLISSVSDLIGLSHYSDHWGKHFKQTADISFNTDETQVDWDGDGSADGSGTSGFSPIGNSDTYFTGNYDGQNYTINNLFINRPSTNNIGLFGYAEMNTINNLGLINVDITGDDDVGALIGDATSSVSNCYSMGQISGYSDVGGLIGISTAYSISKCYSSCAVTGSSLYIGGLVGYSTTPISNCYSTGNVDGDNNVGGLVGQNNNEISKSYSTGNVTGNTDVGGLVGDNVSSVINSFWDTETSGQPGDDDGVGNQIRTESNVYGKTTSEMKTLATFTDVSTAGLDTAWDFETNPNDDMGNNDYWDIDNSQSINNGYPFLSWENGEDVSLPVELASFTGEYAKGSMQLTWVTESEIRNQGFILERWNVQNEAWQEIASFKTDAALRGQGSTSKRSVYTFTDHSVKTGQEYSYRLTDVSYAGEVKVHDDLVLQVIATPTAPSVFRVQTPYPNPFNPTTTIVYSLPAEAPVRIAVYNITGQLVNVVYHQTQTAGNHQMSLSLPDYASGAYFLRISTPEHQQTRKLLLMK; encoded by the coding sequence ATGAAAACGATCTTTTGTACGGTGAGCATAGTACTCTTATTCGCAGGGGGGCTGTTTGCAGGAACCTACAGCGGCGGTAGCGGAATATCCGGTGATCCATACCAGATTGCTACAACCGATGATTTAATTGAGTTATCTAAAACCTCTAATTCTGATGATTGGGATAAACATTTCATTCAAACAGTCGATATTTCTTTCAATGCCGATGAAACCCAGGTGGACTGGGATGGCGATGGTAATTTAGAACATGGAACTGATGGTGATGATACGTATGGCTTTTTGCCTATCGGGAGTACTTCTACAGATTTCACTGGTAAATATGACGGCAGCGGATATACGATAGACAGTCTGTACATCAACCGTTCATCCGAAGATGAGATTGCATTATTCAGCGATGCAAACGGCGCCACGATTACCAACGTTGGCGTGACCAATGTAGATATTACCGGGCAAAACTACGTAGGTGGACTTGTAGGTCGGCAAGATGGAGGCACAGTCTCTTCTTCCTACACTTCAGGTTCTGTACACGGCGAAGACCATGGCTATGATTTTTATGGATTATATGTAGGTGGTATCATAGGAGATAGTAATGGTGGTACGATCTCGAATTCGTACTCAACTGCATCTGTTAGCGGATACGGAAGTATCGGTGGACTTCTGGGAAATAATTCTTATGGTACTATCTCAAAATGCTATGCTGCAGGTTCGGTCGGTGGAACTGCGGACACAGGCGGATTGGTTGGGAGTAGTACAGCTAGTGAAGTCAACTATTCATTCTGGGATACTCAAACCACCGGCGAGTCGTCCAGTTCAGGTGGCGGCACCGGGAAGACCACTTCGGATATGAAAACGGAGTCTACCTTTACTTCTGCCGGCTGGGATTTTGAAGGCGAAACCGCAAATGGCACAAATGACTATTGGGATATTGATGGCACAACAAATAATGGGTATCCCTTTTTGATGGCTCCCAATCAACCTTCCTACTCCGACGGCAGTGGTACATCGGGCGATCCATACCTTATTTCGTCCGTATCCGATTTAATTGGTTTGTCGCATTATAGTGACCATTGGGGTAAACACTTCAAACAAACAGCCGATATTTCTTTCAATACCGATGAAACCCAGGTAGATTGGGATGGCGATGGTAGCGCTGACGGTAGTGGAACCAGCGGTTTTTCGCCGATTGGGAACAGTGACACATATTTCACTGGTAATTATGACGGTCAAAATTATACCATTAACAATTTATTTATTAACCGCCCATCAACGAACAATATTGGATTATTTGGCTATGCAGAAATGAACACAATTAATAATCTGGGGCTAATTAATGTTGACATTACCGGTGATGATGATGTAGGAGCATTAATTGGCGATGCAACCTCAAGTGTATCAAATTGCTATAGTATGGGACAAATATCGGGATATAGCGATGTTGGCGGACTAATTGGCATCTCAACCGCATATTCGATTTCCAAATGTTATAGCAGTTGCGCAGTCACAGGTTCCAGCTTGTATATTGGCGGCTTGGTTGGCTATAGTACAACTCCAATTAGTAATTGTTATAGTACCGGAAATGTAGATGGTGATAATAATGTTGGCGGATTGGTGGGGCAAAATAATAATGAAATTTCAAAATCCTACAGCACAGGCAATGTTACCGGCAATACAGATGTCGGCGGTCTCGTGGGTGATAATGTATCATCAGTAATTAATTCTTTTTGGGATACAGAAACCTCTGGACAACCGGGGGATGATGACGGCGTTGGTAATCAGATACGGACGGAATCTAACGTTTACGGCAAGACCACCAGCGAGATGAAAACTCTGGCAACGTTTACCGACGTAAGTACAGCCGGATTAGATACCGCTTGGGACTTTGAGACCAACCCCAATGATGACATGGGAAATAACGATTACTGGGATATTGATAATTCCCAATCCATTAATAACGGTTATCCCTTCCTCAGTTGGGAAAATGGGGAGGATGTCTCCCTCCCGGTGGAGCTGGCGTCGTTTACCGGCGAATACGCGAAGGGCAGCATGCAGTTGACCTGGGTGACGGAATCTGAGATTCGTAATCAGGGCTTTATCCTCGAACGGTGGAACGTCCAGAACGAAGCTTGGCAGGAGATTGCGTCCTTCAAGACGGATGCTGCGCTGCGGGGCCAGGGATCGACGAGCAAGCGTTCTGTGTATACATTCACCGATCATTCTGTTAAGACAGGACAGGAGTATTCGTACCGGCTGACAGACGTCTCATATGCAGGCGAAGTGAAGGTTCATGATGACTTGGTTTTACAGGTGATAGCGACGCCGACTGCACCATCCGTCTTTCGAGTCCAGACACCGTACCCGAATCCGTTTAATCCGACGACTACTATCGTGTACTCCTTACCTGCAGAAGCACCGGTACGGATTGCCGTATACAATATCACGGGGCAGTTGGTCAATGTGGTCTATCATCAGACACAAACAGCCGGAAATCACCAGATGAGTCTCTCCCTGCCGGATTACGCCAGCGGTGCCTATTTTCTGCGAATCAGCACCCCCGAACACCAGCAGACCAGGAAGTTGTTGTTGATGAAATAA
- a CDS encoding response regulator, translating into MNRIGFVHRVIALSPLPAMVACGLLILLLVCPHIVTAQPYAVQYQHLGSHNGLSQNRVQAIAEDHRGYIWFGTQDGLNRFDGYQIKVFRHIPMDSTSLRNNYITSLVVDSAGVLWIGTHTGGLHRYNHRYESFQSIPLRMHTGNRSEPLINDLHVDSLGRLWIATESAGLLQYDPITKSSYSKWIPESPDGAIQGLVSVLYDAHGNLWAGTNTGQVYVRRKGAETFRPLRLENPKPYSNNPARINNLFQDSRGQIWVGTNVGGGRVSPSLETYRTITLGRIDTTREVTSFCEDKAGVIWIGTAASGYYQFDPETEEVRRFAPAQVTSRTLDDGGILAIHISREQLIWLGMNGTGVYYFDPTPPFKQFQHLKYSRDNPLGTSVGGRSVRSMYEVGDSLLYTGSYGGFTAINLFSGEVTDVPLYLATVYAITQDPYGNLWIGTEGTGLFRYNPKTGESIQYRDEPGSSDGLTDDFVFELFLDTGNYLWIGTENGLTRIYLGNGSPEFAPVPTKLQTFLSDKAIYAIQETYGGLVWIGTEKSGLLVYDPEANDYHRFVHTPGDNASLSNDQVKCIHQDAGGTIWIGTMSGLNRFDPNRLRFTHFDIRHGLPNDVIYGILEDAGGSLWLSTNSGLARFFPDSKTVQTYDVTDGLPGNEFNTAAYHHGTSGRMYFGGVGGLTVFRPSDIRPQEHIPPVIINELRIGNEYVEAGTQIDGRTILTKSITDTDTLKLTAEDQIIALGFAGISFTHPEAIEYRYQLEGFDPDWITTNASNRTAVYSNLPPDDYIFRVSARMKHGKWTPESRELMIVKAPPFWRTWWAYSFYIGILAIVLFYIRRYERRQDEYKHQLALQKQEREKQAEIEKAKNEFLANVSHEFRTPLTLIKGNVEDISSAMRKSHGKSMDVLQRNLERLEYLINRLLEIPKLESYSEVLDVEDLDFSAFLRRQAGDFQSLCEAAGIDLRLNIPDQNVVCRFDPEKMHIVIANLLSNAYKFTGKGGKITVTLEVKGNNETETGGLPSVFVTVQDTGVGIAPGELDRIFEKYYQVKGDEETAHKGLGIGLSLVKELVELHNGIITAESKPGIGTTMQIRLPLLHPVKPALITSPESEWTQSGEESVSERPAFPLESPVEAPILLLVEDNLDLQDYLYRHLAEDFRVHQAYNGNDGLAKAEELVPDIIVSDVMMPGKDGFSVLKSLRVNPALCHIPVILLTARSSEQDVIKGLESLADIYLVKPFKIEQLRAHLFTLLENRALVAQRYAETWYKSPDTGKVSSEDQEFMTRVRDLVRNNLDNPDFAVDDMVRSLYLSRRQVERKIKSLTNLTPSELIRSVRLQKAKEMLTTGQLTSVQEVARAVGIQDPAYFSRLFKKEFEAPPSEFIRTG; encoded by the coding sequence ATGAACAGGATTGGATTCGTGCATCGCGTAATCGCTCTGTCCCCTCTTCCTGCGATGGTCGCCTGCGGCCTTCTGATATTGCTTTTAGTGTGCCCGCACATCGTTACAGCTCAGCCTTACGCGGTCCAGTACCAACATCTCGGGAGTCACAACGGACTCTCCCAGAATCGGGTGCAAGCGATAGCAGAAGATCACCGTGGATATATATGGTTCGGGACCCAGGACGGCCTTAATCGATTTGATGGCTACCAAATCAAAGTCTTCAGACATATCCCCATGGATTCCACCTCCCTTAGAAATAACTATATCACCAGCCTGGTAGTTGACAGCGCCGGAGTCCTCTGGATTGGAACTCATACAGGTGGCCTCCACCGGTATAACCACCGGTACGAAAGTTTCCAAAGTATCCCTCTCCGGATGCATACCGGAAACAGAAGTGAGCCCCTCATTAATGATCTGCACGTCGATTCCCTGGGGAGGTTGTGGATTGCGACCGAATCCGCCGGATTACTTCAATACGATCCAATCACCAAGTCCAGTTATTCTAAATGGATACCAGAATCACCTGATGGAGCAATCCAGGGGTTGGTTAGCGTGCTGTATGACGCTCATGGTAATTTATGGGCAGGAACAAATACCGGGCAAGTGTACGTCCGCCGAAAAGGGGCCGAAACATTTCGTCCTCTCAGGCTCGAAAATCCCAAACCGTACTCGAATAATCCCGCCAGGATAAATAATCTCTTTCAGGATTCCCGGGGGCAGATCTGGGTTGGGACTAACGTGGGCGGTGGACGTGTCTCCCCGTCACTCGAGACCTATCGTACCATCACCCTTGGCCGTATTGATACCACTCGTGAAGTAACTTCATTTTGCGAAGATAAGGCTGGGGTGATATGGATTGGCACGGCTGCCAGCGGATACTATCAATTTGATCCGGAGACGGAAGAGGTCCGCCGATTTGCCCCTGCCCAGGTGACATCCAGGACGCTGGATGACGGTGGAATCCTGGCAATCCATATCAGCAGGGAACAGTTGATCTGGCTTGGGATGAACGGCACAGGAGTCTATTATTTCGATCCGACGCCGCCGTTTAAGCAGTTTCAACACCTGAAGTATTCCCGGGATAATCCTCTGGGGACAAGCGTCGGCGGCCGCAGCGTACGAAGTATGTATGAAGTCGGGGATAGTCTGCTGTATACGGGATCGTACGGTGGGTTCACCGCCATCAATCTGTTCAGCGGCGAGGTAACTGACGTTCCCCTCTATCTGGCGACGGTCTATGCCATCACGCAGGACCCGTACGGGAATCTCTGGATTGGGACCGAGGGCACCGGACTTTTTCGGTACAACCCAAAAACAGGAGAGTCTATCCAGTACAGAGATGAGCCGGGAAGTTCTGATGGACTTACGGACGATTTCGTATTTGAACTCTTCCTGGATACTGGGAACTATCTCTGGATTGGCACCGAAAACGGCCTCACCAGGATATATCTCGGGAATGGGTCGCCGGAGTTTGCTCCCGTTCCGACCAAGCTGCAAACCTTTCTTTCCGACAAGGCTATTTATGCAATTCAGGAAACCTATGGGGGCCTCGTCTGGATTGGAACGGAAAAATCCGGTCTGCTGGTGTACGACCCGGAAGCGAACGACTATCACCGGTTTGTGCACACCCCCGGCGATAACGCTTCTCTAAGCAATGACCAGGTGAAGTGTATCCACCAGGATGCCGGTGGTACGATTTGGATAGGCACCATGAGCGGACTGAATCGGTTCGATCCCAATCGCCTGAGATTCACTCATTTCGATATCAGGCACGGTCTGCCGAACGATGTGATCTATGGGATACTGGAAGATGCCGGCGGTTCTCTCTGGCTTAGTACGAACAGTGGTCTCGCCCGGTTCTTTCCAGACTCTAAGACTGTACAAACGTATGATGTGACTGACGGTCTCCCGGGAAACGAATTCAACACTGCCGCTTATCACCACGGCACTTCCGGAAGGATGTACTTTGGAGGCGTCGGCGGCCTCACCGTCTTTCGGCCTTCGGACATCCGACCGCAAGAACACATCCCTCCAGTGATTATCAACGAACTGCGTATCGGTAATGAGTATGTTGAGGCGGGGACACAGATCGATGGGCGGACGATTCTTACCAAATCTATCACGGATACCGATACGCTCAAACTGACCGCTGAAGACCAGATCATAGCCCTGGGATTTGCCGGTATCTCCTTTACTCACCCTGAGGCCATAGAGTACCGGTATCAATTGGAGGGGTTTGATCCCGATTGGATTACCACAAACGCCTCGAACCGTACAGCGGTCTACTCAAACTTGCCACCGGATGATTATATCTTCCGGGTCTCTGCCCGTATGAAACATGGAAAATGGACTCCGGAGTCCAGAGAGTTGATGATCGTGAAGGCTCCCCCGTTTTGGCGCACCTGGTGGGCATACTCCTTTTATATTGGAATTCTGGCAATAGTCCTGTTTTATATCCGGCGCTACGAACGAAGGCAGGATGAGTACAAGCACCAGTTGGCACTACAGAAGCAGGAACGCGAAAAACAGGCGGAGATAGAAAAAGCCAAAAACGAGTTCCTGGCCAACGTTTCACACGAATTCCGGACTCCGCTCACTCTGATCAAGGGTAACGTGGAGGATATCTCATCTGCTATGAGAAAATCTCATGGAAAATCTATGGATGTCCTCCAACGTAATCTGGAACGACTAGAATACCTTATCAATCGTCTTCTGGAAATCCCGAAACTGGAATCGTACTCAGAGGTTCTCGACGTGGAGGACCTGGACTTCAGTGCTTTTCTCCGGCGGCAGGCGGGGGACTTTCAGTCCCTCTGCGAAGCGGCAGGGATCGATCTCCGGCTGAATATCCCGGATCAGAACGTGGTATGTCGCTTTGATCCTGAAAAAATGCACATCGTAATCGCCAATCTGTTGAGTAATGCATATAAATTCACCGGCAAAGGGGGCAAAATAACGGTAACATTGGAAGTCAAAGGTAACAATGAGACCGAGACCGGTGGGCTGCCATCTGTGTTTGTCACTGTTCAGGACACCGGGGTCGGAATTGCACCGGGGGAGCTGGATCGGATTTTTGAGAAATATTATCAGGTGAAGGGTGATGAAGAGACTGCACACAAGGGGTTGGGCATCGGACTTTCACTAGTGAAGGAACTCGTAGAGCTCCACAATGGAATTATCACGGCAGAGAGCAAACCCGGCATTGGAACAACGATGCAAATCCGCCTGCCACTGCTACACCCCGTTAAGCCGGCACTGATAACCTCACCGGAATCCGAGTGGACCCAAAGCGGAGAGGAATCTGTTTCGGAGCGTCCCGCCTTCCCTCTGGAGTCACCGGTTGAGGCACCCATTCTGTTGCTTGTGGAAGACAACTTGGATTTGCAGGACTACCTGTATAGGCATCTGGCTGAGGATTTCCGAGTCCACCAGGCTTACAACGGGAACGATGGGCTTGCAAAAGCAGAGGAGCTGGTTCCGGACATCATCGTCAGTGATGTAATGATGCCGGGCAAGGACGGATTTAGTGTACTGAAATCCCTCCGGGTGAATCCGGCGCTCTGTCACATCCCGGTAATTCTGCTCACAGCCCGTTCCTCTGAGCAGGATGTAATCAAGGGGCTGGAGTCTCTGGCAGATATTTATCTGGTGAAGCCGTTCAAAATCGAACAGTTACGGGCGCACTTATTCACATTGCTTGAGAACCGGGCGTTAGTGGCACAACGGTATGCCGAAACCTGGTATAAATCTCCCGATACCGGGAAAGTTTCCTCTGAAGATCAGGAATTTATGACCAGGGTCCGCGATCTGGTCAGAAACAACCTGGATAACCCGGATTTCGCCGTGGATGATATGGTTCGCAGCCTTTATCTGAGCCGTCGTCAGGTGGAGCGTAAAATCAAGTCCCTCACTAATCTGACCCCGTCCGAATTGATCAGGAGCGTACGGTTACAGAAGGCAAAAGAGATGCTCACCACCGGTCAATTGACCTCCGTCCAGGAGGTGGCACGGGCTGTCGGCATCCAGGACCCCGCCTACTTTTCACGCCTGTTCAAAAAGGAATTCGAGGCCCCGCCCAGCGAGTTTATCCGGACCGGGTAA